The Loxodonta africana isolate mLoxAfr1 chromosome 1, mLoxAfr1.hap2, whole genome shotgun sequence genomic sequence attaaagattgttatcaacttctgcagtctgaaattgataaaacaggcaatcaaaatgcattgataattactggcgattggaaggtgaaagttggaaacaaagaatcagtagttggaaaatacggccttgctgatagaaacgatgccatagatcgcatgatagaattttgcaagaccaccaacttcttcattgcaaatatctttttgtaacgacataaatgatgactatatagattgaccttgccagatggaatacacaggaatcaaaatgactacatctgtggaaagagacgatgaaaaagctcagtatcatcagtcagaacaaggccaaggaccgactggggaacagaccattaacttctcatatgcaagttgaagttgaaacttaagaaaattagaacaagtcatatgttaaaagtatgaccttgagtatatcccacctgaatttagagaccatctgaagaatagatttggagtgttgaacactaatgaccgaagaccagaccagttgtgggatgacatcaagtacatcatgcaagaagaaagcaaggggtcattaaagacaggaaagaaagaatagaccaaaatggatgtgacaAGAGAGTCTGAACCTtgttcttgaacgtagagtagctaaagcaaacagaaaaaacgATGAAGtcagagttgaacagaagattgcaaagggcggctcaagaagacaaagtattataatgacatgtgcaaagatctggagttagaaaaccaaaaaaaaaaaaaaaaacacgtttggttggcatttctcaagctgaaagaactgaagaaaaaattcaagccttgaattacaATTCTCAAGAATTCTATAGACAACATATTGAATAGCATaggacgcatcaaaagaagatggaaggaatacagagtcattgtaccaaaaagaattgatcgacgtTCAGCCATGtcaggaggtagcctatgatcaaaAACCCAAtggtgatggtactgaaggaagaagttcaagctgtactgaagaccctggtgaaaaacaaggctccaggaattgatggactatcaattaaGATGTTCCAACAAAAAGATGTAGCGCgtgaagtgttcactcatctttaccaagaaatttggaggacagcctACCTGGCCGATCAacaggaagagatccgtatttatacctattccaaagaaagttgatccaacagaatgcagaaattatcaaacagtatcattaatattacatgcaagtaaaattttgctgaagatcattcaaaagaggctgcagcagtacattgacaggaaactcccaggaattcaagccagattcagaagacgactggaaaccagggctatcattgctgatgtcagatagatcctggctgaaagcagagaataccagaaggatctttatctgtgttttattgactatgcaaaggcatttgactgtgtggatcataacaatttatgaataaaattgggaagaataggaattccagaacctttaattgtgctcatgaggaacctgtgcatagaccaagaggcacaaACAGCACAAGAGGattctgtatggtttaaagtcaagaaaggtgtgtgtcagggttgtatcctttcaccatacttgttcaatttgtatgcagagcaaataatccaagaagctggactatatgaagaagaacagggcatcagggttggaagaagactcattaacaacctgtgttatgcagatgacacaaccttgcttgctgaaatgaagaggacttgaagcacttactgatgaagatgaaagaccaaagccttcagtatggattacacctcaacgtaaagaaaacaaaaatcctcacaactgggccaataagcaagatcatgataaacggagaaaagattgaagttgtcaaggatttccttttacttggatcaacaatcaacgcccttggaagcagcagtcaagaaatcaaataatgtattgctttgggcaaatgtgctgcaaaataactctttaaagtgttaaaaagcaaagacaccactttaaggactaaggtgggcctaacccaagccatagtgttttcaattgcctcatatgcatgtgaaagctggacaatgaataaggaagacccccaagaagaattgatacctttgaattatggtgttggtgaagaatgttgaatataccatgaactgccaaaagaacgaacaaatctgtcttggaagaagaacagccagaaggctccttggaagcaaggatggtgagactctgtctcacatactttggacatgttatcaggagagactagtccctggagaaggacgtcatgctttgtaaagaaaaaaaaaaaaaaaaattttttttttttttttgtagagggtcagtgataaagaggaagaccctcagtgagatggattgacagacacagaggctgcaacaatgggctcaaacatagtaactaTTGTGAGaaaggctcaggactgggcagtgttttgttctgttttacaaagggtttctgtgagttggagccaactcaacagcacctaacaacaacaacaacattggaaaTTTTAACACTCACTGTATGTTTAATAATATTAAGCAATTACTGTTATATTaggaacaataataataatgtagctaaggtgtttttcttttttttaaattgcttagAGATCCATACTGAACGATTTATTATGGATTAAATGATGTTGGAGATTTGCTTCAGTGTAATActagagaaagaaaaatgtgtgtgGAGGGGAGTGAGGGGTAGAATGAAACAGGATTGGCCATAAGTCAACAGCTAGGTGGTGCGTACAGAGAGGTTCATTGTACTAATTTGAATTCTTTGGTATGTGTTtgaatttttccattttactgcaaaaaaaaaaaaaaataagaaaaggtttTTTGAAAAATAGAGATCCCTGAGCCCCTCGGAGACTCTGGTTCAGAAGGCCTAGAGCCTGTAAATCTGTGTGTTtgcgtcaccaccaccaccaggcaATTCACCAGCAGTACTCCATCCCAACTATCTACTCTATTGATGTTGTTAGGTAGAATATGTTAATACTGGGGTAGGGGTGGTAATcgggtgtaatggattgaattgtgtcccccaaaatatgtgtcaatttggttaggccatgtgtggttgtcctccgttttgtgattttcctgcctgtggttaaagaggattaggatggaatgtaacactttttttttttttaattgtgccttaagggaaagtttacaaatcaagtctgtctcatAAAAACTtagatacaccttgctatatattcctagttgctctccccctaatgagacagcacactcctctccaccctctgtttccgtgtccattcagccagcttctgtccccctctgcctctcatctcccctccagacaggagctgcccacatagtctcatgtgtctacttcatccaataagctcattcctcactagtatcattttctacattatatagtccagtccaatccctgtctgaagagttggctttgggaatggttcctgtcttgggctaacagaagggtctgggaacctccagggtccttctggtctcagtcagaccattaagtctggtctttttatgagaaattgaagtctgtatcccactgctctcctgctccctcagagattctctgttgtgttctctgtcagggcagtcattggttgtagccaggcaccatctagttcttctgatctcaggctgatgtagtctctggtttgtgtggccctttctgtctcttggggtcataattaccttgtgactttggtgttcttcattctcctttgctccatgtgggctgagaccaactgatgcatcttagctggctgcttgctagtgtttaagaccccagatgccactctctaaagtgggatgcacaatagaaatataacacccttgctcaggtcacatccctgatccaatgtaaagggagcgtccctgaggtgtggcctgtaccacattttatcttacaagagataaaaggaaagggaagcaagcagagagttggggccttcataccaccaagaaagaagcaccaggagcagagcatgtcctttggacctggggttcctgcttggagatactcctagtccaggggaagaatcACGAGAGGGACATTCCTCCAGACAtgagagagagacaaagccttctcccgaaactgacgccctgaattcggacttctagcctcctgggctgtgagagaataaacttctctttgttaaagccagccatgagtggtatttctgttacagcatcactagatgactaagacatggggGAATTTCAAGGCTCCCATGTACAAATATCGTCCTTAGGAAGAATGTATTTGATTAGAGTAAGTGTGTATTTaacagtgactccacaggagggATGTCTACAGTTTTAAGAAAAATTAGTAAATCTTAAAGAACAAAATTTCTTTCAGGCAGGAACTCCAGTTACCAAATTACAAGAAATTATACGTAAAATCTCACGGTTCCAACTTTTATCTAGCATCACTCTTTTCCTGGGTGAATAAAATCCAGCCACATTGACACTTTGCTTCTTCAGACATGCCAAGCTCATTTTTACCTAAGGACCCAAGTTTCAGCCTTGTGTTCTACTCAAAAAGTGCTACACTTCATTTATATCTCAACCCCGAAGTTACCTCTTCAAGGCCTTCCCTGACACTCCCTCTTCAGTACCCCACCTCTTACAGTAACTCCCTATGACCTTAAGCGATAATTTCAGGgcacttattttttttatcattagatGAAATTGTCTTATTTGTTTACTAACTTATTGTTTCCTTTATCAAATATATAAGATCTCTGACTGTAGGGCTCTTGTCCATGTTGTTTATGGATGCATGCTAACCTCTTACGATGTACTATCTGGCCAAAATAACGACTCAATAAATAAAGTTGAGTACCTGGAATATCTACATTTGGAAGGGTACCTCCCTGTGCCCCCACATTACATCAAGTGCTGCAAATTCAAATGCCACAGGGATCAGATTGGTACTAAAACCAAGGGCCTGTGGTTAGAAAAATCTAGAGAAAAAAACTCAGGATCACTTGTACCGGCCTGAAGGAGGCAGCTGCTCTTCAGTTTGAATCATGTTGCATGCTGTAATCCAGATCTAGTGTAGCCAGATTATCCCATTTTTTCATAATATGCCAAAAAGCcatgcttcaaaaaaaaattttttttttattgtgctttaggtgcatgtttacagagcaaattcatttctcattaagcaattaatacacaaattgttttgtgacactggttgccaacgcTGTgatgtgccaacactctccccttctcaaccctgggtttcccatttccatttgtccagttttcctgacccttcctgccttcttgtctttgcttttgggctggtatgcccacttagtctcgtatacatggttgaactacgtgcgttattgtttgttttataggcctgtctaatctttggctgaagggtgaacttcaagagtgatttcagtactgagttaaaagggtgtccaggggccatactctcggggtttctccaaaTTCTTTTGTTAGCAAccgatttaaaaaaatgacagtAGCGCATGAATCACTAGTTTGTAAGCTCTGCTCCTCCAGAGGTTAAGAGAAGACACTGAGAAAGGATACTGTGAAGGTTGTACCGTACAGCATTGTTTGTAATGGTGAAAAATGGGAAATAACCTGAATACCCATCACTATGGAATTACCAAATAATTTGTGGCAACCttacaaaagatcagcagttcaaatctaccagctgctccttggaagccctatggtgcagttctactctgtcccatggggtagctatgagctggagtccactcaatggtaacgggtttgatagaatattgttgttgttaggtaccgtcgagtcggttctgactcatagcgaccctatgtacaacagaacaaaacactgccgggtcctgcgccatcctcacaatcgctatgcttgagctcatggttgcagccactgtgtcaatccatcttttgagggtcttcctcttttctgctgaccctctcctttaccaagcatgatgtccttctttgggGATTGAttcctctgataacatgtccaaagtatgtgagatgtaaaaTATTATGTATGGTTATGTGATTAAAGCAAACAAATGGTAGTCATATGTATCAATGCAGATagatttcaaaaacataaaattgGGTGAAAAAATCAAGTTGCAGTTGAATAAACAAAATAGGAATGGCATTCTTGTGAAACTTCAATAGCCCAAAGCCATTCTATACAATGTttgggaatacacaggaatggtGAAAATATAAAAACCTAGATTAGCAGGATAACCCAAACCCATAATGTttgggaatacacaggaatggtGAAAATATAAAACCCTAGATTAGCAGGATACATATCAAATTTATGATCTTGGTTGCCTTTCAGAAGGGAGGTAGCAGAGTGGGACTTGGGAGAGGGGGCACCTGCCTTTATCTGCAATGTTCTATTTCTTTCATTAAATAATATGAAATGACAAAATGCAACATCTGTTCTTTCTGGATAGTGTGTACATGAATATTTGCTCTTGcttttcttcttaaaatatttaaaaacaataaaaaaatggagAGGGTGTGTTGGAGAAGAAAGATCATGTACTAGAAGCCAGGAGACTTGGGTTCCAGTCTTTGCTCTGCCACTCTGGCATACATACAATTTCCAGATATGGCTGCCTCATTAGCAAATGCGGGAGAAGTATGTGGTGTTCTCCAAAGTCCTTCCTATCCAGTAGTCTATGAATCTAAAACACACTCACGCTCACGCATGTATGTTACACTCCCCCAAATTCCTTCAATCTAACAGTCTATGAATCTAAGATCTCCCACCTCCCATAAACGGAAAAATTACCCAGACTAGGAAAAGAAACATGTATTCCTTCCCTCATTTAGGACGGATCCATCTCTCTTAACCCGCACTTCCTTTTCCAGAGGCAGCATGTATGGTGGAAAGAGAATTGTCTTTGGCGACAGGAAGACCTGGATCTATCAGCCTTTAtaagtctcagcttcctcattccTAAAATGGAGATTATAACACCTTCCTCataagattgtttttttttttgttttgttttgttttcacaggATTGTAGCGAGGTTTAGAAATAACGTATGTCTAGTCTGGTTAGTCCCTGAATAGAGTAGCAATTAATAGTAGTAATAATAGAATCTCATTAAAAATACCTAGGTGCCCAGCATCAGAGTCACTGAATACAATGACACTTTTCAAGCTGCCCTCCAAGTCAGCGCCAGTCTTGCGAAGACCCGACTGCGTATCGGAAACAATCAAGAAACGGTTTCCATGGCGACACTCCAGTTCCTCCTCTGGGTCTGCTCCAGTGGCATACTGGGAATTGTAGTGCGGGGGAGCCGCCACTCACAAGGTGGCGGGACGGCTTCCGGAAGGTGTACTATATTTCCCGTtcctacctcctttttttttaaattttttttttttttacctctaccGCCATCCACATCCCCGCCCTGCTTCTGGGTTATAAACCCAAAATGAAACGCCCAGTCATGGGTCCTCCTTTCCACGCCCGCCGGAGTTACAGCTGAAGGCGGAGAACGAGAAAGATGAGATGCCGACCGCGAGGGCGGAAACGAAGCTCGCAGAGCAGGAAAAGGCGGGCCTTCGTCCCAACTCACGGAGGCTCCGCCTTGTTACGTTATTTCCGTAAACAAAGTGGGCTGTGGAGGCAAAGGGGTCGGGATGTGAGCCGGGCTCAAGCTGCAGCTGTAGCGGCGCGGGCTGCGGCTGCAGCTGCCGCTGTGACTTCGGAGCCTCCGGAGTCTTTACAGATTGGGGACTGCCATCCCCTTCTTCCTCAGGTATGAAGTGGAACCAAAGGCACCCAGCCAGCTTCCCCTTTAGGCCCCTCCCAGTCACTGCTGGGCTCTGGGCGGCGAAGAGTCATCGTGTCGGCTGGTTAGGGAATGGGATTGAGTGAAGTCAAGAGGGACCCCCAGTGGTTCAGCTTGGAGGCTGCGGGTTCCTGGTACTCAAAAACAATGTGTGAGTAAGTAACTAAGAACAATTTACTAATCCCTTCTTCTCTGAAAGGTTTCTGCTTGATGTACAAAAAGGATTTCTGTACTCTCGTGAGAGAGATGTTACCTTACAAAAACGGATGACTTTCGATCCCTGTCCTCTTAGAAGATACTAGTTTAGGCCAGAAATGGTTTATTTGCATTCCTTTACTTCCTAGCtgttcttgtttttcttcttgtattaCCAAACACGTGTCTGGCTTGTAGGCCACCATGTTTATGTATATTATCAATCTCTGCAGATTCTTGCCTCTTTGGAGAACTGATAGGCCATCTTCTCTATTCACTCCTCTTTCCATTTTAATTTGTGTTGCATGCtgaaccaaaaccacaatgactgTTTTGTAactaaaaatgtcttttaaaatctTGAGTCACGTCTTAAGTGGATTTTCAGTTGGTATCTGGTATTAGGCATTGGCCCTTAGAGTCTTCCCTGTAAAACCTTTTTCTCTTTGGAGTTATAGCTCCAGTTATGATAGTCTATGGAATCAGCCTGAGCCAATCTGCGCTGAATGGTTTAAATTCCAGTGCTAGTGACTCCAAGTCaagacaatagcaaaaatatcTATTTTCAAGTAATTATTTTAGGAGCGACATGAATTGCTTTAATCTTTCTGAATGATCATAGCATGGTCATACTCAAAACAACATGCAAAAAAGGCCTAATGTTTCCAAGGCAATTTACAATCTGATAAGTTAAATAGCCAAATAAATTTCTCATGAAACATTAGACAATATAATTAAGAAAAATTTAATGCTATGCACAAAGTAGAAAAGAAATGTAGAAGGATATTTTTAAATGGATGGGTGTTAGGAAAATAAACAAGCTGGTTAGCGTATGAAGTAAGAGGAAAGTATTGGATAAATATATTCTCCATGGAAGAGCCATGGGCAACTTCATAGTAAACTTTTTTTGATATGGGCAAAATCAAGCATATATAACAAACTTTCATGTTTTCTTGGATATAAGTAGACAAAGTATTTCAAAATAgacaccccccccgccccgcaaaaaaatccaaacccactgccgtcaagtctgctctgactcatagtgaccctataggacagggtagaactgtcccatagggttttcaaggagtgcttggtagattcaaactgccaatcttttggttagtagtcatagctcttaaccactatgtcaccagggtttccttaaaataGACACAAAACATGTTTAATTGTACAAGGCTTCACTTAACCACAAAGAACTAAATAGGCAAACCCCAAGTTCTGCTTGGTAGTTGAATTAAGACTTGTAGTTGCTATTTAAAAATGCAGATACCTGATCATTTATACATCTGTTTGAGTCTAGTTGGTTATTCCTAAGTATACCTTTCAGAAGGTAGCCCTAAAAGCTACCTGAAGCTTCAGTCTGGCTGGGAATATCACATGTATgatttgtttatttatgtattgTTCTCCTTCCATAATATAGGCTTCTTGAAGACAGGGACTTTGTCTTTTTCAGTGGTGTCTCCCCAGcgcctagaatagtgcctggcatgtggAACAGAGCCTGTAAATATTTGTAGAACAAGTGAATAAagaaaatggtttaaaaaatttGTCAACTAtactatatggttgctatgagttggaattgactcgacggcactgggtttggtttttttggtggtttACCATACAATTTTGCTAAGGgcttctatgtgtgtgtgtgtgtatatatatatgtatatatatatatatagtaaagaAGATTAAATTTAAAAGACCCCTATCCTAATTTTCTGTAATGACTTCTGAAATTCTTGATTCTCTTTCAGCTTATGACATGGATCTTTGAACTTCTTTCATTTCATATTGTAGCATGCATGGATAATTGCTGTATTTCCTTATTTAGGTCTTAAGAAGCTGGTCTTGGTGCCATAGTGAACTTAAAACAATGGAAGagaggaaagtgaagaggaggagCCCTAAGTCTTTTAGTGCCCACTCTACTCAGGTTGTTAATGCCAAAAAAAATGCCATTCCAGTTAGTAAaagcacagggttttcaaatccTGCAACACAGTCAACTTCACAGCGACCAAAGTTAAAAAGGTGAATTCTTTTATTTCGTATTATCATAACAAAATGCTATTAAAGTAAATACTATAT encodes the following:
- the CCDC28A gene encoding LOW QUALITY PROTEIN: coiled-coil domain-containing protein 28A (The sequence of the model RefSeq protein was modified relative to this genomic sequence to represent the inferred CDS: deleted 1 base in 1 codon), producing the protein MPTARAETKLAEQEKAGLRPNSRRLALLRYFRKQSGLWRQRGRDVSRAQAAAVAARAAAAAAAVTSEPPESLQIGDCHPLLPQVLRSWSWCHSELKTMEERKVKRRSPKSFSAHSTQVVNAKKNAIPVSKSTGFSNPATQSTSQRPKLKRVMKDKTRPQGGEGKGAQSTPIQHSFLTDVSDVQEMERGLLSLLNDFHSGKLQAFGNECSIEQMEHVREMQEKLARLNLELYGELEELPEDKRKTASDANLDRLLSDLEELNSSIQKLHLADAQDVPNASTS